Proteins co-encoded in one Gopherus evgoodei ecotype Sinaloan lineage chromosome 4, rGopEvg1_v1.p, whole genome shotgun sequence genomic window:
- the LOC115651385 gene encoding integrin alpha-D-like isoform X1: MTPGSIYTRRGAVSSEVPTNLPGHRSQQSTHLQLSRMHPLRLLIYLGTVLAPSCGFSVDVEGPVTFQEAARGFGQSVVQFGNASAGGLLVGAPLQIGDVNETGKVYKCDPGSKHCQEIPIQRPPDAVNMSLGLSLAAQGSNLLACGPTVHQACGENMYIKGYCFLLDQSLRQLQRIPDTLAECPRGATDIALLIDGSSSIQRVDFEKMKKFLSEIMKRFRSIDTQFALMQYSHRFTEHFDFSQYRESSDPDSLLKSVLQLRGVTHTASAIQKVVQELFISGRGARDEATKILIVITDGEKSEDPLSYSDAIPEAQRAGIIRYAIGVGEAFSSAAAQEELQEIASKPSNEHVFRVDNFDALQSIQSQLQEKIFAIEGTQSQSGSSFQLEMSQEGFSSLLSPDGPVLGAVGAYAWSGGIYLYGSGGKPSFINVSRTSTDMNDAYLGYSSQVITANGQSSYVVGAPRYQHTGKVILFSQDTKGREWTPRSELSGEQVGSYFGGTLCAVDLDRDGNTDLVLIGAPMYYTRLNGGRVYNCPINWLRMTLICTETLQGQTEQAFGRFGASMSEIGDISGDGQTDVAIGAPMENNNRGALYIFHGGKGGFSPQYRQRIEGSLFPSRLHYFGQAVSGGTDLTGDGLPDIAVGAQGQILLLKSRPVLRVRVSISFQPSTIPTSAFNCQEQEQLNTEASRAEVCFTVTKSTMDSLGNGISSNIQYSLSLDPGRTKIRAAFDSTGPVLSRELRLGIEKKCEKHQIKLPLCPEDTLTPITLRLNYTLTGEPIAAAGRLRPILSEDSALVSVGSLPFEKDCGSDKVCTDELQISFNFSGLSTLVVGVTPELNTTVSIRNRGENSYSTTVQFFYPATLSYRRVLLLQSNRRAVAVKCSSAVGSKEQTQRNSTCHVNHPIFWSGAEAIFIATFDVSSEADLGDRLQIMANASSDNGGPITERMIHRAELPVKYGIFIILTSLEESTKYVNFSSKEAGTSVPVTHRYEVKNLRQRSVPISVTFQFPVELSGVRVWDASEVVPSKPQLAQCNSEAETPGSKDFVKQMSERPLLDCSVATCKKIRCRIASLEMQQPLEFVIKGNISFQWVSQTQQQKVSLVSEARIEYEEKKYTQKEGFVQRQVQTVVERSEVYNYLPIIVGSSVGGLVLLALITAALYKFGFFKRQYKQRMEGDGAEPAQSDASSPPDAPKQ; this comes from the exons ATGACCCCGGGATCCATTTACACCCGGAGGGGAG CTGTCTCCTCCGAAGTGCCCACAAACCTCCCGGGACACCGCTCCCAGCAGTCAACCCACCTCCAGCTTTCCAGGATGCACCCCTTGCGTCTGCTCATTTACCTGGGCACAG TGCTGGCCCCAAGCTGTGGATTCAGCGTGGATGTGGAAGGACCTGTCACCTTCCAGGAGGCAGCCAGGGGGTTCGGACAGAGCGTGGTGCAGTTCGGGAATGCCAGCGCCGGAGG GCTGCTCGTTGGGGCCCCGCTGCAGATAGGAGATGTGAATGAAACTGGCAAAGTCTACAAGTGTGACCCAGGCTCCAAACATTGCCAGGAGATCCCCATCCAGA GGCCCCCTGATGCCGTGAACATGTCCCTCGGTTTGTCTCTGGCTGCCCAGGGCTCCAATCTTCTG GCGTGCGGCCCCACGGTGCACCAGGCCTGCGGGGAGAACATGTACATCAAGGGCTACTGCTTCCTCCTGGACCAGAGCCTCCGGCAGCTCCAGCGCATCCCAGACACCCTGGCAG AGTGCCCCAGAGGTGCCACAGACATAGCGCTCCTCATCGACGGCTCGAGCAGCATCCAACGTGTGGACTTTGAAAAGATGAAGAAGTTTCTCTCTGAGATCATGAAGCGTTTCCGCAGCATCGACACGCAG TTCGCCCTCATGCAGTACTCGCACAGATTTACAGAGCACTTCGACTTCTCACAGTACAGGGAGAGCAGCGACCCCGATAGCCTCCTCAAGTCGGTCTTACAGCTCAGGGGAGTGACGCACACGGCCAGCGCCATCCAGAAAGTGGT gcaggagctatTCATCTCTGGGAGAGGCGCTCGGGATGAGGCCACCAAGATTCTCATTGTGATCACAGATGGGGAGAAATCTGAAGACCCGCTTTCTTATTCAGATGCCATCCCTGAGGCTCAGAGAGCTGGAATCATCCGCTACGCAATTGGG GTCGGCGAGGCCTTCTCCAGCGCTGCTGCCCAAGAGGAGCTCCAGGAGATCGCCTCTAAGCCCAGCAACGAGCACGTCTTCCGAGTGGACAATTTCGACGCCCTCCAGAGcatccagagccagctgcaggagAAAATCTTTGCCATTGAAG gcacccAGTCCCAGAGCGGCAGCTCCTTCCAGCTGGAGATGTCTCAGGAAGGCTTCAGCTCCCTGCTGTCCCCT GACGGACCTGTGCTGGGAGCGGTGGGAGCCTATGCCTGGTCCGGTGGGATATACCTGTACGGGAGTGGCGGGAAGCCGAGCTTCATCAATGTATCCAGAACCTCCACTGACATGAATGATGCTTACCTCG GTTATTCGTCTCAGGTCATCACAGCCAATGGGCAGAGCAGCTACGTGGTCGGGGCCCCTCGCTATCAACACACCGGCAAAGTCATCCTGTTCAGCCAAGATACCAAGGGCAGGGAATGGACACCCAGATCGGAGCTGTCAGGAGAACAG GTTGGCTCATATTTTGGGGGTACACTGTGCGCTGTGGACCTCGACAGAGATGGGAACACAGACCTGGTTCTAATTGGAGCCCCCATGTACTATACACGTCTGAATGGAGGACGGGTCTATAACTGCCCCATTAACTGGCTG AGGATGACACTGATCTGCACCGAGACACTGCAAGGACAGACGGAGCAGGCATTTGGGCGCTTTGGGGCCAGCATGTCTGAAATCGGGGACATCAGCGGGGACGGACAGACGGATGTGGCCATCGGGGCCCCAATGGAGAACAACAATCGTGGAGCCTTGTACATTTTCCATGGGGGAAAGGGAGGCTTCAGTCCCCAGTACAGACAG cgCATAGAGGGGTCGCTGTTTCCCAGCAGGCTGCACTACTTCGGCCAGGCCGTCAGTGGCGGGACAGACCTGACGGGGGATGGACTCCCAGACATTGCGGTGGGAGCACAAGGGCAGATCCTCCTGCTGAA GTCCCGGCCAGTGCTCAGAGTCAGGGTCTCCATCAGCTTTCAGCCCTCAACCATCCCCACCTCGGCCTTTAACtgccaggagcaggagcagctcaACACGGAGGCCAGCAGGGCAGAGGTCTGCTTCACCGTCACTAAGAGCACCATGGACAGCCTAG GCAATGGGATCTCCAGCAACATCCAGTACAGCCTGTCCCTGGACCCCGGGCGGACGAAGATCCGAGCCGCCTTCGACTCCACCGGCCCCGTCCTGAGCAGGGAGCTGCGGCTCGGCATTGAGAAGAAATGTGAGAAGCATCAGATAAAGTTACCT ctctgccctgaggaCACACTGACCCCCATCACCCTGCGCCTCAACTACACCCTGACCGGGGAGCCCATCGCTGCTGCCGGtcgcctcagacccatcctgagTGAGGACTCCGCACTAGTGTCTGTAGGCTCG CTCCCGTTTGAGAAGGACTGCGGCAGTGACAAAGTCTGCACTGATGAACTACAAATTTCCTTCAATTTCTCAGG CTTGAGCACCCTGGTGGTGGGGGTCACCCCTGAACTCAACACCACCGTCTCCATCCGGAACCGTGGTGAGAATTCCTACAGCACCACGGTGCAGTTCTTCTACCCAGCCACGCTGTCCTACCGCCGGGTCCTGCTGCTCCAG TCTAACAGGAGGGCCGTGGCCGTTAAGTGCAGCTCGGCCGTGGGCTCCAAGGAGCAGACTCAGAGAAACAGCACCTGCCACGTCAACCATCCCATCTTCTGGAGCGGGGCTGAG GCCATCTTCATCGCCACCTTCGACGTCTCCTCTGAGGCCGACCTGGGGGACAGGCTGCAGATCATGGCCAATGCCAGCAG tgacaATGGAGGCCCCATCACTGAGCGCATGATTCACCGGGCGGAGCTGCCAGTCAAGTACGGCATCTTCATCATCCTCACCAG CCTTGAGGAGTCGACCAAGTACGTCAACTTCTCCTCCAAGGAGGCAGGGACAAGTGTGCCAGTGACACATCGGTACGAG GTCAAGAACCTGCGGCAGCGAAGCGTCCCCATCTCGGTCACGTTCCAGTTCCCCGTGGAGCTGAGCGGGGTCCGGGTGTGGGACGCCTCTGAGGTCGTCCCCTCCAAG ccccagctggcccAGTGCAACAGTGAGGCTGAAACGCCTGGTTCGAAGGACTTTGTGAAGCAGATGAgcgagcgccccctgctg GACTGCTCCGTGGCCACCTGTAAGAAGATCCGGTGCAGAATCGCCTCCCTGGAAATGCAGCAGCCACTGGAGTTTGTGATCAAAGGGAACATCAGCTTCCAGTGGGTCTCCCAG ACTCAGCAGCAGAAAGTGAGTCTGGTGAGCGAGGCCCGGATTGAATACGAGGAGAAGAAATACACCCAGAAGGAGGGATTCGTCCAGCGCCAG GTGCAGACGGTGGTGGAGCGCTCCGAGGTCTATAACTACCTGCCCATCATCGTGGGCAGCAGCGTAGGGGGCCTAGTCCTGCTGGCTCTCATCACTGCAGCCCTCTacaag TTCGGCTTCTTCAAGCGCCAGTACAAGCAGAGGATGGAGGGTGATGGGGCCGAGCCAGCCCAGAGCGATGCGTCCTCTCCCCCCGATGCCCCCAAACAATAG
- the LOC115651385 gene encoding integrin alpha-X-like isoform X2 produces MHPLRLLIYLGTVLAPSCGFSVDVEGPVTFQEAARGFGQSVVQFGNASAGGLLVGAPLQIGDVNETGKVYKCDPGSKHCQEIPIQRPPDAVNMSLGLSLAAQGSNLLACGPTVHQACGENMYIKGYCFLLDQSLRQLQRIPDTLAECPRGATDIALLIDGSSSIQRVDFEKMKKFLSEIMKRFRSIDTQFALMQYSHRFTEHFDFSQYRESSDPDSLLKSVLQLRGVTHTASAIQKVVQELFISGRGARDEATKILIVITDGEKSEDPLSYSDAIPEAQRAGIIRYAIGVGEAFSSAAAQEELQEIASKPSNEHVFRVDNFDALQSIQSQLQEKIFAIEGTQSQSGSSFQLEMSQEGFSSLLSPDGPVLGAVGAYAWSGGIYLYGSGGKPSFINVSRTSTDMNDAYLGYSSQVITANGQSSYVVGAPRYQHTGKVILFSQDTKGREWTPRSELSGEQVGSYFGGTLCAVDLDRDGNTDLVLIGAPMYYTRLNGGRVYNCPINWLRMTLICTETLQGQTEQAFGRFGASMSEIGDISGDGQTDVAIGAPMENNNRGALYIFHGGKGGFSPQYRQRIEGSLFPSRLHYFGQAVSGGTDLTGDGLPDIAVGAQGQILLLKSRPVLRVRVSISFQPSTIPTSAFNCQEQEQLNTEASRAEVCFTVTKSTMDSLGNGISSNIQYSLSLDPGRTKIRAAFDSTGPVLSRELRLGIEKKCEKHQIKLPLCPEDTLTPITLRLNYTLTGEPIAAAGRLRPILSEDSALVSVGSLPFEKDCGSDKVCTDELQISFNFSGLSTLVVGVTPELNTTVSIRNRGENSYSTTVQFFYPATLSYRRVLLLQSNRRAVAVKCSSAVGSKEQTQRNSTCHVNHPIFWSGAEAIFIATFDVSSEADLGDRLQIMANASSDNGGPITERMIHRAELPVKYGIFIILTSLEESTKYVNFSSKEAGTSVPVTHRYEVKNLRQRSVPISVTFQFPVELSGVRVWDASEVVPSKPQLAQCNSEAETPGSKDFVKQMSERPLLDCSVATCKKIRCRIASLEMQQPLEFVIKGNISFQWVSQTQQQKVSLVSEARIEYEEKKYTQKEGFVQRQVQTVVERSEVYNYLPIIVGSSVGGLVLLALITAALYKFGFFKRQYKQRMEGDGAEPAQSDASSPPDAPKQ; encoded by the exons ATGCACCCCTTGCGTCTGCTCATTTACCTGGGCACAG TGCTGGCCCCAAGCTGTGGATTCAGCGTGGATGTGGAAGGACCTGTCACCTTCCAGGAGGCAGCCAGGGGGTTCGGACAGAGCGTGGTGCAGTTCGGGAATGCCAGCGCCGGAGG GCTGCTCGTTGGGGCCCCGCTGCAGATAGGAGATGTGAATGAAACTGGCAAAGTCTACAAGTGTGACCCAGGCTCCAAACATTGCCAGGAGATCCCCATCCAGA GGCCCCCTGATGCCGTGAACATGTCCCTCGGTTTGTCTCTGGCTGCCCAGGGCTCCAATCTTCTG GCGTGCGGCCCCACGGTGCACCAGGCCTGCGGGGAGAACATGTACATCAAGGGCTACTGCTTCCTCCTGGACCAGAGCCTCCGGCAGCTCCAGCGCATCCCAGACACCCTGGCAG AGTGCCCCAGAGGTGCCACAGACATAGCGCTCCTCATCGACGGCTCGAGCAGCATCCAACGTGTGGACTTTGAAAAGATGAAGAAGTTTCTCTCTGAGATCATGAAGCGTTTCCGCAGCATCGACACGCAG TTCGCCCTCATGCAGTACTCGCACAGATTTACAGAGCACTTCGACTTCTCACAGTACAGGGAGAGCAGCGACCCCGATAGCCTCCTCAAGTCGGTCTTACAGCTCAGGGGAGTGACGCACACGGCCAGCGCCATCCAGAAAGTGGT gcaggagctatTCATCTCTGGGAGAGGCGCTCGGGATGAGGCCACCAAGATTCTCATTGTGATCACAGATGGGGAGAAATCTGAAGACCCGCTTTCTTATTCAGATGCCATCCCTGAGGCTCAGAGAGCTGGAATCATCCGCTACGCAATTGGG GTCGGCGAGGCCTTCTCCAGCGCTGCTGCCCAAGAGGAGCTCCAGGAGATCGCCTCTAAGCCCAGCAACGAGCACGTCTTCCGAGTGGACAATTTCGACGCCCTCCAGAGcatccagagccagctgcaggagAAAATCTTTGCCATTGAAG gcacccAGTCCCAGAGCGGCAGCTCCTTCCAGCTGGAGATGTCTCAGGAAGGCTTCAGCTCCCTGCTGTCCCCT GACGGACCTGTGCTGGGAGCGGTGGGAGCCTATGCCTGGTCCGGTGGGATATACCTGTACGGGAGTGGCGGGAAGCCGAGCTTCATCAATGTATCCAGAACCTCCACTGACATGAATGATGCTTACCTCG GTTATTCGTCTCAGGTCATCACAGCCAATGGGCAGAGCAGCTACGTGGTCGGGGCCCCTCGCTATCAACACACCGGCAAAGTCATCCTGTTCAGCCAAGATACCAAGGGCAGGGAATGGACACCCAGATCGGAGCTGTCAGGAGAACAG GTTGGCTCATATTTTGGGGGTACACTGTGCGCTGTGGACCTCGACAGAGATGGGAACACAGACCTGGTTCTAATTGGAGCCCCCATGTACTATACACGTCTGAATGGAGGACGGGTCTATAACTGCCCCATTAACTGGCTG AGGATGACACTGATCTGCACCGAGACACTGCAAGGACAGACGGAGCAGGCATTTGGGCGCTTTGGGGCCAGCATGTCTGAAATCGGGGACATCAGCGGGGACGGACAGACGGATGTGGCCATCGGGGCCCCAATGGAGAACAACAATCGTGGAGCCTTGTACATTTTCCATGGGGGAAAGGGAGGCTTCAGTCCCCAGTACAGACAG cgCATAGAGGGGTCGCTGTTTCCCAGCAGGCTGCACTACTTCGGCCAGGCCGTCAGTGGCGGGACAGACCTGACGGGGGATGGACTCCCAGACATTGCGGTGGGAGCACAAGGGCAGATCCTCCTGCTGAA GTCCCGGCCAGTGCTCAGAGTCAGGGTCTCCATCAGCTTTCAGCCCTCAACCATCCCCACCTCGGCCTTTAACtgccaggagcaggagcagctcaACACGGAGGCCAGCAGGGCAGAGGTCTGCTTCACCGTCACTAAGAGCACCATGGACAGCCTAG GCAATGGGATCTCCAGCAACATCCAGTACAGCCTGTCCCTGGACCCCGGGCGGACGAAGATCCGAGCCGCCTTCGACTCCACCGGCCCCGTCCTGAGCAGGGAGCTGCGGCTCGGCATTGAGAAGAAATGTGAGAAGCATCAGATAAAGTTACCT ctctgccctgaggaCACACTGACCCCCATCACCCTGCGCCTCAACTACACCCTGACCGGGGAGCCCATCGCTGCTGCCGGtcgcctcagacccatcctgagTGAGGACTCCGCACTAGTGTCTGTAGGCTCG CTCCCGTTTGAGAAGGACTGCGGCAGTGACAAAGTCTGCACTGATGAACTACAAATTTCCTTCAATTTCTCAGG CTTGAGCACCCTGGTGGTGGGGGTCACCCCTGAACTCAACACCACCGTCTCCATCCGGAACCGTGGTGAGAATTCCTACAGCACCACGGTGCAGTTCTTCTACCCAGCCACGCTGTCCTACCGCCGGGTCCTGCTGCTCCAG TCTAACAGGAGGGCCGTGGCCGTTAAGTGCAGCTCGGCCGTGGGCTCCAAGGAGCAGACTCAGAGAAACAGCACCTGCCACGTCAACCATCCCATCTTCTGGAGCGGGGCTGAG GCCATCTTCATCGCCACCTTCGACGTCTCCTCTGAGGCCGACCTGGGGGACAGGCTGCAGATCATGGCCAATGCCAGCAG tgacaATGGAGGCCCCATCACTGAGCGCATGATTCACCGGGCGGAGCTGCCAGTCAAGTACGGCATCTTCATCATCCTCACCAG CCTTGAGGAGTCGACCAAGTACGTCAACTTCTCCTCCAAGGAGGCAGGGACAAGTGTGCCAGTGACACATCGGTACGAG GTCAAGAACCTGCGGCAGCGAAGCGTCCCCATCTCGGTCACGTTCCAGTTCCCCGTGGAGCTGAGCGGGGTCCGGGTGTGGGACGCCTCTGAGGTCGTCCCCTCCAAG ccccagctggcccAGTGCAACAGTGAGGCTGAAACGCCTGGTTCGAAGGACTTTGTGAAGCAGATGAgcgagcgccccctgctg GACTGCTCCGTGGCCACCTGTAAGAAGATCCGGTGCAGAATCGCCTCCCTGGAAATGCAGCAGCCACTGGAGTTTGTGATCAAAGGGAACATCAGCTTCCAGTGGGTCTCCCAG ACTCAGCAGCAGAAAGTGAGTCTGGTGAGCGAGGCCCGGATTGAATACGAGGAGAAGAAATACACCCAGAAGGAGGGATTCGTCCAGCGCCAG GTGCAGACGGTGGTGGAGCGCTCCGAGGTCTATAACTACCTGCCCATCATCGTGGGCAGCAGCGTAGGGGGCCTAGTCCTGCTGGCTCTCATCACTGCAGCCCTCTacaag TTCGGCTTCTTCAAGCGCCAGTACAAGCAGAGGATGGAGGGTGATGGGGCCGAGCCAGCCCAGAGCGATGCGTCCTCTCCCCCCGATGCCCCCAAACAATAG